One Zingiber officinale cultivar Zhangliang chromosome 10B, Zo_v1.1, whole genome shotgun sequence genomic window, TAGGGTGAGAAAGGATTGACACAAGAATTGGCAGAACCACTAGAGTTAGTGCTATGGGTGGTACCGCTGGATAGGCCGAGGAAGGTACCCCTGGTGCTGCATAAGCTGGGGCAGATACCACTGGTGGCACTGCAGAGTCAATATAGGTTGGAGTGGCTGGAGGTACGATAGGTGGTGGTACCGGATATGGAGCAACTGGTACTGCTGGTGCGGGTGCCGGGTATGTAGTAGCAGgcacaggtggcggtggtgctggGTACTCTGTAGGTGCGGCTGGAGGAGGTGTCGGGTACGCAGCAGCATACACTATTGGTGGAGGGGTTGGGTATGCTGCAGGTGGTACCGCCGGTGGTACAGTGAATACTGTAGGGGTGGGTCCGACGGGTACGATCAAGGTAGGTACCTTTGGAGAAGGAACCGTCAGAATCTGAGAGGCTGACACACCCGTAGTGCCATGAGGAGTCTGCCCTTGATTGGGAAGCTCAATCCCAGCAGACCTCTCTGGTGACTTCGTCACCAAAGTTTCCAATGCCCTCTTGTGTGGCCGTCCTGCACCATGTCTCGACATGGGAACACGCATATGTCGCTTCACATCTATTAAATTATTACCTAGGAATTAATACGGGTACCAAAATTACCAAACTTGATCATTTTACCTATTtttcgtctggagatgttccgtcgccaTGAAGTCACCAAATATGACCTCGTCAAAGAATACCTCGAAATTCTGAAACATGAAAATCGACGAAAATTCATATGAATCCaaaaatacctagattaactcacaaaacttggctctgatacta contains:
- the LOC122029206 gene encoding leucine-rich repeat extensin-like protein 5 codes for the protein MRVPMSRHGAGRPHKRALETLVTKSPERSAGIELPNQGQTPHGTTGVSASQILTVPSPKVPTLIVPVGPTPTVFTVPPAVPPAAYPTPPPIVYAAAYPTPPPAAPTEYPAPPPPVPATTYPAPAPAVPVAPYPVPPPIVPPATPTYIDSAVPPVVSAPAYAAPGVPSSAYPAVPPIALTLVVLPILVSILSHPTDMIATQTQIPALAESVKS